Part of the Citrus sinensis cultivar Valencia sweet orange chromosome 2, DVS_A1.0, whole genome shotgun sequence genome, CGATGAATGATTCTAAGCTGAGAATCTTCATGCAAGTAAAGTAGTCCTCGTGCAATCCCAACAATGATTTTATACCGTCCTTCCCATTCCAGGCTGAAACGTCCGCTTTTATCTACCCAATCCAACATTTCAAATTGTTGTTTGTCAATATTCACTAAAGCAATGAAGGCAACTATTTCTGACATAAATTATGAAGAGAAATTGGTTAgctgaaaaaacaaacaaaagatgaaatattagtaccaaataaaattttgtccaAGCTCCCATTGGGAAGGTATTCATAGACAAGTAgcttctctttcttctctaGGCAGAAGCCCAACAGTCTTACCAGGTTTCGATGCAACAGTTTGGCAAGAAAAATTACTTCTGTTTTCAGCTCTTTTAGACCTTGCCCTGAGCTACTTGACAGCCTTTTCACAGCTATTTCATGCCCGTCCAACAGTTTTCCCTGCAGGTGTATGCAGAAGGGGTTACTCAAGAACTACAGAGCAGTATAACATAGCATGCATGGTACCCTCAAGAACAAAATACCTTGTAAACAGGACCAAAGCCACCTTCTCCAAGTTTATTTTCAtcagaaaaatttcttgttgcaACTTTAAGTGTGTCTAGTCCAATCAAAAGTGATTCCATGCCCTTATCTTCTTCCTCAAGAGCAATATCTGCACgccaaaagaaaatcaactgAGATTGCTTAATATCAAAAGCTTTTGAGCAGATCCAAAATGGATAATAGTTTATTAGATCTCATGTAATGAAGCAAAATATCTAGAGATCAATCCTCCTCCAAAACCTTGTAAGAGGTTTGCAATAAGTAAAATGCCTTTTGAGCAGTGAATACCAACTCAATATAGTTTGCCAATGCAATATCATCTATTTTGACACTATATTGACAGATATAGCATTTCTCATAAACATCACTATTTTTTACCGCTAGAACTTttatagaaatttttaaaatcttcaaaCTCAAAGATTGATGGTATTGCAACAAAATAAGGTGATTACCAACTCTTTTTTCCTTGCCCTTTCTCCAAACGAAGCAACCACAGACCATTAATGTTGCTGCTACCAGCGCAACAGCTACAGGTATGACCACGATAAGAGCAACGTGTGAAGTGCTTCTCTTCCCTGCATAACAGGGTATAATCATAATACCATTAGTTCAAGTTTCCTTACAAATGACATCATCCATTTCCGGTTTCTTTGACAAACTGTCTGTCATATTACAATCTTGATTTTGGAATCTggataaagaaaacaaactaaattaattgaaaaaaatgacattcaaatttacaGAACCATGTATAACCTTCAGGGCTGGGCTGAAGCAGTGTAGTAGTAGATGGAGGAGACATGGCTTGAGAAGGGGGTGGTGGCAGTGACAGCGAAAAGAATGGATATATTTCAAAACGGAGGTTGCAGCTCATAGATATGACCCTACCACCTTGTTTCCCATTACAGCATTGTGGAATAAGCCTGATGATATCTTGAAGGCAACTGAAGCAGCTATTTTCTGCTAAATCTCTGGTGCACTGCAGCATAGAATGTATATCAACGAAGTCTGTATAATTGATGCTCCCAATAGCAAACTTTAGAGGACTAGATGCAGCACTGGAAGATAATGTTCTAACCAAATTTCCCAACTGCCGGTTTAGGAGAACGGGTTCTGTAGCATTATTTACATTGTAATACATGAATATTGGATTAGTAGCAACAGTTGAGAAGAAGCGCTGGTCTGAATACCGCAATGAACAAAATTCATAGCCGACAAATGCTTCCTTCTGATTGCTACATAGTTGGGTGATCTCTTTAGATGCAGTATTTGCACAAGTTTGGCAATCTTCCTTAGAGAGATCACATCTGCAAAGTACGAGCCCATAAACTGCATCAAGGTTCTGGCCTACAGTAGTATTGTAGAAGCCTGTTACCGAAGCATTAGAAGCCAATGAACTGAGGGTGAGGTTCAAATTTTGCGAATAAGTACTCCCAGAAGTGAAATTATTTGCAAAATTGCAATTGTAGAATCTTGATATGTCTTGGCCCTCCTGGGCTTCAGCGATATAGTTCAAATAATAAAGACATGAAAAGAGGAATGCTTGAAGAGCTGTTTGCGGAAAAAATTGCATTATGTAATTCAAAAGATAAGACCCTGGAAGTAGAGGAAAAAGGGTCTATTGCCAAATGCTCAGAGAAGAAGACTTTAGTATTCGAATAAATAACAAGATCCATCACTCAATAAACTTTTGACATGTGTTAAAATTTCACAGAAATAAATGTTTCAGGTAATGTGAACAAGATGAATTTCAATGAACAAAGACAAAGCTGAGGCAAGAATATAAAAGTATAATTTCATGCATTTCATCTACATTTCAATAAGGCAAGTCCTGCGAACAAGTATAAGAATTATGGACATATAATCATGCTGACTCTGTCAaactttaatttgattaataaattttagttacTTCCAACATGCATATAAATCCATCCGCAAAATCCAAATAACGTAGACCTGATCTAAATCTGAAGGCAACCCTAGACAATAGACCACCATTATGAAAGAGATGGGTGGACACCCGACACAAAAATAAGATTAGGTATACACCGATAATAGTCTTCATTTTAGTGAGACAAGCAACCATTTTTATAGTCTAGAGCAAAGACTTTGAACAAAATAGCCCATTAAATTTTCTCAGTAATATACCATCCATTGATACAGACAGGTTAATACAATGAGCCGGCCATTTAATagacaaaatcaaattaaaaactgGTCGCATCAAAGCTTATGTACCATCAATTTTCCCCAAGGTTTTATTGTTTCAGACATCTAAATGTTTATAAGTTTGAAACAGTACTACGAACCCACAGAACTACAACTGTTTACAAAGATGGAGCAAAAATTCATGAGATATAAACTTACACTAAGCATACTTGTTATACAAAGTTTTGTATCACAACACACGTGGCATACATACGTCCGTCTCATCAATCACTTCAGCACATGTcagtttataaaaatatacgAAAATACATAACTTTGTATCTGAAATTTGCAAGCATAGCATTATTGTTTGAATTGAGCAC contains:
- the LOC102622122 gene encoding cysteine-rich receptor-like protein kinase 44 isoform X1, which encodes MQFFPQTALQAFLFSCLYYLNYIAEAQEGQDISRFYNCNFANNFTSGSTYSQNLNLTLSSLASNASVTGFYNTTVGQNLDAVYGLVLCRCDLSKEDCQTCANTASKEITQLCSNQKEAFVGYEFCSLRYSDQRFFSTVATNPIFMYYNVNNATEPVLLNRQLGNLVRTLSSSAASSPLKFAIGSINYTDFVDIHSMLQCTRDLAENSCFSCLQDIIRLIPQCCNGKQGGRVISMSCNLRFEIYPFFSLSLPPPPSQAMSPPSTTTLLQPSPEGKRSTSHVALIVVIPVAVALVAATLMVCGCFVWRKGKEKRVDIALEEEDKGMESLLIGLDTLKVATRNFSDENKLGEGGFGPVYKGKLLDGHEIAVKRLSSSSGQGLKELKTEVIFLAKLLHRNLVRLLGFCLEKKEKLLVYEYLPNGSLDKILFDKSGRFSLEWEGRYKIIVGIARGLLYLHEDSQLRIIHRDLKASNILLDESMNPKISDFGLARLFGESQTQGNTNRIAGTYGYMAPEYAKNGKFSTKSDVYSYGVLILEIVTGRKNSSFHTINLASYAWQHWMNRTALELLDPALGNQWPKYEVLKCIHIGLLCVQEAAADRPSMSDIVTMLSSYSITSPEPSKPAFFSSRESLGSDLEERGNTSQSDKSNSVPLQQSINEVTISELDPR
- the LOC102622122 gene encoding cysteine-rich receptor-like protein kinase 44 isoform X3 gives rise to the protein MYYNVNNATEPVLLNRQLGNLVRTLSSSAASSPLKFAIGSINYTDFVDIHSMLQCTRDLAENSCFSCLQDIIRLIPQCCNGKQGGRVISMSCNLRFEIYPFFSLSLPPPPSQAMSPPSTTTLLQPSPEGKRSTSHVALIVVIPVAVALVAATLMVCGCFVWRKGKEKRVDIALEEEDKGMESLLIGLDTLKVATRNFSDENKLGEGGFGPVYKGKLLDGHEIAVKRLSSSSGQGLKELKTEVIFLAKLLHRNLVRLLGFCLEKKEKLLVYEYLPNGSLDKILFDKSGRFSLEWEGRYKIIVGIARGLLYLHEDSQLRIIHRDLKASNILLDESMNPKISDFGLARLFGESQTQGNTNRIAGTYGYMAPEYAKNGKFSTKSDVYSYGVLILEIVTGRKNSSFHTINLASYAWQHWMNRTALELLDPALGNQWPKYEVLKCIHIGLLCVQEAAADRPSMSDIVTMLSSYSITSPEPSKPAFFSSRESLGSDLEERGNTSQSDKSNSVPLQQSINEVTISELDPR
- the LOC102622122 gene encoding cysteine-rich receptor-like protein kinase 44 isoform X2 is translated as MQFFPQTALQAFLFSCLYYLNYIAEAQEGQDISRFYNCNFANNFTSGSTYSQNLNLTLSSLASNASVTGFYNTTVGQNLDAVYGLVLCRCDLSKEDCQTCANTASKEITQLCSNQKEAFVGYEFCSLRYSDQRFFSTVATNPIFMYYNVNNATEPVLLNRQLGNLCTRDLAENSCFSCLQDIIRLIPQCCNGKQGGRVISMSCNLRFEIYPFFSLSLPPPPSQAMSPPSTTTLLQPSPEGKRSTSHVALIVVIPVAVALVAATLMVCGCFVWRKGKEKRVDIALEEEDKGMESLLIGLDTLKVATRNFSDENKLGEGGFGPVYKGKLLDGHEIAVKRLSSSSGQGLKELKTEVIFLAKLLHRNLVRLLGFCLEKKEKLLVYEYLPNGSLDKILFDKSGRFSLEWEGRYKIIVGIARGLLYLHEDSQLRIIHRDLKASNILLDESMNPKISDFGLARLFGESQTQGNTNRIAGTYGYMAPEYAKNGKFSTKSDVYSYGVLILEIVTGRKNSSFHTINLASYAWQHWMNRTALELLDPALGNQWPKYEVLKCIHIGLLCVQEAAADRPSMSDIVTMLSSYSITSPEPSKPAFFSSRESLGSDLEERGNTSQSDKSNSVPLQQSINEVTISELDPR